One part of the Drosophila teissieri strain GT53w chromosome 3R, Prin_Dtei_1.1, whole genome shotgun sequence genome encodes these proteins:
- the LOC122622262 gene encoding protein tramtrack, beta isoform isoform X2, whose amino-acid sequence MKMASQRFCLRWNNHQSNLLSVFDQLLHAETFTDVTLAVEGQYLKAHKMVLSACSPYFNALFVNHPEKHPIVILKDVPYSDMKSLLDFMYRGEVSVDQERLTAFLRVAESLRIKGLTEVNDDKPSPAAAATGAGAAGSESTPTPPQLQRIQPYLVPQRNRSQAGGLLASAANAGNTPTLPVQPSLLSSALMPKRKRGRPRKLSGSSNGTGNDYDDFDRENMMNDSSDLGNGKLGNESYSGNDDGSDDNQPTAGHTDDLNESRDSLPSKRSKNSKDHRVVSHHEDNSTSDGNDSDGEGLDTSYMEPQLMLDEYDEPVEFKYNPLTDNSSPTQDQTDGSHLNEQARQQAFLIAAQRKHQADTAAAAAAGGGLKLNIIGMAAGGAQVKSMVSIPKLTPIGKVNAASTPLVSPAGSFSTASVKPRVQKRPKLAKQNGDVKPAVFSSQEYLDIYNSNDGFKLKAAGLSGSTPNLSAGLGTPSVKTKLNLSSNVGEGEAEGSVRDYCTKEGEHTYRCKVCSRVYTHISNFCRHYVTSHKRNVKVYPCPFCFKEFTRKDNMTAHVKIIHKIENPSTALATVAAANLAGQPLGISGSSTPPPPDLSGQNSNQSLPATGNALSTSSSSSTSSSSGSLGPMTASSAPPAPAAAAQ is encoded by the exons ATGAAGATGGCATCTCAACGCTTCTGCCTGCGGTGGAACAACCACCAGAGCAACCTCCTGTCCGTCTTCGACCAGCTGTTGCACGCAGAAACCTTCACAGATGTGACGCTGGCCGTCGAGGGGCAATACCTGAAGGCACACAAG ATGGTGCTATCCGCCTGCAGTCCCTACTTCAATGCGCTCTTTGTAAATCATCCGGAAAAGCACCCGATTGTCATACTTAAGGATGTGCCCTACTCGGACATGAAGTCGTTGCTAGACTTCATGTACAGGGGCGAGGTCTCAGTGGACCAGGAGCGACTCACTGCATTCCTGCGCGTGGCCGAGAGCCTGCGCATCAAGGGCCTCACCGAGGTCAACGACGACAAGCCCtcgccggcagcagcagctacaggAGCGGGCGCGGCGGGCTCTGAGAGCACACCCACTCCTCCCCAGCTGCAGCGCATCCAGCCGTATCTGGTGCCCCAGCGAAATCGCTCGCAGGCCGGCGGTCTGCTGGCCAGTGCCGCCAACGCCGGAAACACGCCCACCCTGCCGGTGCAGCCATCGCTGCTCAGCTCGGCCCTGATGCCTAAGCGAAAGAGGGGCAGACCACGGAAGCTATCTGGCAGCTCGAATGGCACGGGGAACGACTACGACGACTTCGATCGCGAGAACATGATGAACGACTCCTCCGATCTAGGCAACGGCAAACTGGGCAACGAGTCCTACTCCGGCAATGACGATGGCTCCGACGACAACCAGCCGACTGCGGGACACACGGATGATCTAAAT GAAAGTCGCGACTCTCTGCCCTCGAAACGATCAAAGAACTCAAAGGATCACCGCGTAGTGAGCCACCATGAAGACAACAGCACTTCCG acGGAAACGACAGCGACGGCGAAGGTCTGGACACATCATATATGGAACCCCAACTTATGCTGGACGAATATGACGAGCCCGTAGAGTTCAAGTACAACCCGCTCACCGACAACAGCTCACCCACGCAGGACCAAACGGATGGCAGCCACCTCAACGAGCAGGCGCGCCAACAAGCCTTCCTCATCGCTGCCCAACGGAAACACCAGGCGGatacagcagcagcggcggcagcgggcGGCGGACTCAAGCTTAATATTATCGGAATGGCGGCTGGTGGGGCGCAGGTGAAAAGCATGGTCAGCATACCCAAACTGACGCCCATTGGCAAGGTCAACGCCGCCTCCACGCCACTGGTCTCGCCTGCCGGCTCCTTTTCCACGGCCTCGGTCAAGCCGCGCGTCCAGAAGCGGCCAAAACTGGCCAAACAGAACGGCGATGTAAAGCCGGCTGTGTTCTCCAGCCAGGAATACCTCGACATTTACAACAGCAACGACGGATTCAAGTTAAAGGCCGCTGGTCTGAGCGGAAGCACGCCGAACCTGAGTGCTGGACTGGGAACTCCCTCCGTGAAGACCAAGCTGAATCTAAGCAGCAACGTGGGCGAGGGCGAGGCGGAGGGCTCAGTGAGGGACTACTGCACCAAAGAGGGCGAGCATACGTACCGCTGCAAAGTCTGCTCCCGCGTCTACACGCACATCAGCAACTTCTGCCGGCACTATGTTACCTCCCACAAGCGAAATGTGAAAGTGTACCCGTGTCCCTTCTGCTTTAAGGAGTTTACGCGCAAGGACAACATGACGGCGCACGTGAAAATCATCCACAAGATCGAAAATCCCTCGACGGCGTTGGCCACCGTGGCGGCAGCGAATTTAGCAGGCCAGCCACTGGGAATTTCGGGTTCCTCGACGCCTCCGCCGCCGGATCTGAGTGGCCAGAACTCAAATCAGTCGCTGCCAGCCACTGGCAATGCGCtatccacctcctcctcctcgtcgacGTCCTCGTCCAGCGGATCCCTGGGTCCGATGACGGCCTCCTCAGCAccgccagcaccagcagctgcGGCGCAGTAA
- the LOC122619737 gene encoding elongation factor 1-alpha 2, whose amino-acid sequence MGKEKIHINIVVIGHVDSGKSTTTGHLIYKCGGIDKRTIEKFEKEAQEMGKGSFKYAWVLDKLKAERERGITIDIALWKFETSKYYVTIIDAPGHRDFIKNMITGTSQADCAVLIVAAGTGEFEAGISKNGQTREHALLAFTLGVKQLIVGVNKMDSTEPPYSEARYEEIKKEVSSYIKKIGYNPASVAFVPISGWHGDNMLEPSEKMPWFKGWSVERKEGKAEGKCLIDALDAILPPQRPTDKPLRLPLQDVYKIGGIGTVPVGRVETGLLKPGMVVNFAPVNLVTEVKSVEMHHEALTEAMPGDNVGFNVKNVSVKELRRGYVAGDSKNNPPRGAADFTAQVIVLNHPGQIANGYTPVLDCHTAHIACKFSEIKEKCDRRTGKTTETEPKAIKSGDAAIIVLVPSKPLCVESFQEFPPLGRFAVRDMRQTVAVGVIKSVNFKETTSGKVTKAAEKAQKKK is encoded by the exons ATGGGCAAAGAGAAGATCCATATTAACATTGTGGTCATTGGCCATGTGGACTCCGGCAAGTCGACGACCACCGGCCACTTGATCTACAAATGCGGCGGTATCGACAAGCGTACGATCGAGAAGTTCGAGAAGGAGGCCCAGGAAATGGGAAAGGGCTCCTTCAAGTACGCTTGGGTGCTGGACAAGCTGAAGGCGGAGCGGGAGCGCGGCATCACCATCGACATTGCCCTGTGGAAGTTCGAGACGTCCAAGTACTATGTGACCATTATCGATGCCCCCGGTCATAGGGATTTCATCAAGAACATGATTACCGGTACCTCTCAGGCCGATTGTGCGGTGCTGATAGTCGCCGCCGGAACTGGTGAGTTCGAGGCCGGGATCTCCAAGAACGGGCAGACCCGCGAGCACGCCCTTTTGGCCTTCACGCTGGGCGTGAAGCAGCTCATTGTGGGCGTCAACAAGATGGACTCCACTGAGCCGCCGTACAGCGAGGCCCGCTACGAGGAGATCAAGAAGGAGGTGTCCTCGTACATCAAGAAGATTGGCTACAATCCGGCCTCGGTGGCCTTCGTCCCCATCTCCGGATGGCACGGCGACAATATGCTGGAGCCCTCCGAGAAGATGCCCTGGTTCAAGGGATGGTCCGTGGAGCGCAAGGAAGGCAAGGCAGAAGGCAAGTGCTTGATCGACGCGCTGGACGCGATCCTGCCACCCCAGCGTCCCACCGACAAGCCGCTGCGTCTGCCCCTCCAGGATGTCTACAAGATCGGAGGCATTGGAACCGTACCAGTAGGTCGTGTGGAGACTGGTCTCCTCAAGCCAG GCATGGTCGTCAACTTTGCGCCGGTCAACCTGGTCACCGAAGTAAAGTCGGTGGAGATGCACCACGAGGCTCTCACCGAAGCGATGCCCGGCGACAACGTCGGCTTCAACGTGAAGAACGTGTCCGTGAAGGAGCTCCGTCGTGGCTACGTGGCCGGCGATTCCAAGAACAATCCTCCTAGGGGAGCAGCCGATTTTACCGCCCAG GTGATTGTGCTCAACCATCCGGGTCAGATCGCCAATGGCTACACTCCCGTTTTGGATTGCCACACGGCTCACATTGCCTGCAAGTTTTCCGAGATCAAGGAGAAGTGCGACCGTCGTACGGGCAAGACCACCGAGACGGAGCCGAAGGCTATTAAGTCCGGGGATGCGGCCATCATTGTGCTGGTGCCCAGCAAGCCGCTGTGCGTAGAGAGCTTCCAGGAGTTCCCACCGCTGGGACGGTTCGCTGTGCGCGATATGAGGCAGACCGTGGCCGTGGGCGTCATTAAGTCGGTCAACTTTAAAGAGACGACCTCGGGCAAGGTGACAAAAGCCGCTGAGAAGGCACAGAAGAAGAAATAA
- the LOC122622266 gene encoding nucleolar protein 16: MKIRKNHARKRYRYNVNRKTMNKTRSSTGKIKDPRMKKMWMEEQRVGTNFSEMGLAQDVNKAIAIPSYKQDRLLAARVVNGFLEEDLDEDERRALGLKKPVVEEGPKRGHVVQELEQLASERADPEFRLPKGVVKELSYFLNKHKFNYKAMVADRKNFGQLTWRQFRLKIRRFMSIPEQFNVYLEQKKLPVDVKPDWEEYESDSEWK, encoded by the exons ATGAAGATCCGCAAGAATCATGCTCGCAAGCGTTACCGCTACAACGTAAACCGCAAGACGATGAATAAAACCCGGAGTTCCACCGGAAAAATTAAGGA TCCCAGAATGAAGAAGATGTGGATGGAGGAACAACGTGTGGGTACCAACTTCAGTGAAATGGGATTGGCCCAGGACGTCAACAAGGCCATAGCGATTCCCAGCTACAAGCAGGACCGTCTCCTGGCGGCTCGAGTTGTGAATGGGTTTCTGGAGGAGGATCTGGACGAGGATGAGCGTCGTGCACTTGGCCTCAAGAAACCAGTCGTGGAGGAGGGTCCAAAGCGAGGACACGTGGTCCAGGAACTAGAACAACTTGCTAGCGAACGTGCCGACCCAGAATTCAG ATTGCCCAAGGGCGTGGTCAAGGAACTGTCCTACTTCCTTAACAAGCATAAGTTTAACTACAAGGCGATGGTTGCCGATCGGAAAAACTTTGGACAATTGACGTGGCGGCAGTTTCGCTTGAAGATCCGCAGATTTATGTCGATTCCGGAGCAGTTCAACGTTTACCTGGAGCAGAAGAAGTTGCCCGTGGACGTGAAACCGGACTGGGAGGAATACGAGTCGGACAGTGAATGGAAATAA
- the LOC122622262 gene encoding protein tramtrack, alpha isoform isoform X1 — MKMASQRFCLRWNNHQSNLLSVFDQLLHAETFTDVTLAVEGQYLKAHKMVLSACSPYFNALFVNHPEKHPIVILKDVPYSDMKSLLDFMYRGEVSVDQERLTAFLRVAESLRIKGLTEVNDDKPSPAAAATGAGAAGSESTPTPPQLQRIQPYLVPQRNRSQAGGLLASAANAGNTPTLPVQPSLLSSALMPKRKRGRPRKLSGSSNGTGNDYDDFDRENMMNDSSDLGNGKLGNESYSGNDDGSDDNQPTAGHTDDLNESRDSLPSKRSKNSKDHRVVSHHEDNSTSVTPTKATPELSQRLFGSSSTTISAAASGGGGTSLSEPISLLEISDERDSAPVHLPTILGLKIRAVNTTTPTQQGSPQTPTKSKPKMKQVAGGNNSNSLLKQQLRGGAKDPEVPAAPRLTVAVAPNVAVNVEDQSKEIPKKNQDEVNACLGLHSLANAAEQQAAQVASSGSLHHQLLLHMAANNSMLNTTDYYQQQQQESPSSAGQFMDDDMDLLSVNEQQDKSDEPDHEMVTLADENAGLPGYQGHEAEATPAQEGSPAPETPTAPPPTPRSGKKGAKRPIQRRRVRRKAQSTLDDQAEHLTEMSVRGLDLFRYASVVEGVYRCTECAKENMQKTFKNKYSFQRHAFLYHEGKHRKVFPCPVCSKEFSRPDKMKNHLKMTHENFTPPKDIGAFSPLKYLISAAAAGDMHATIYQQQQDHYHRQLAEQLEQQNASFDSRDSSLILPDVKMEHAEDQDADQEAELSDGGYDASNPAAAAAAMLSLQQDVIIKDEIQISPSPSPTPPASCAVAEGKSLALASTAQTAT; from the exons ATGAAGATGGCATCTCAACGCTTCTGCCTGCGGTGGAACAACCACCAGAGCAACCTCCTGTCCGTCTTCGACCAGCTGTTGCACGCAGAAACCTTCACAGATGTGACGCTGGCCGTCGAGGGGCAATACCTGAAGGCACACAAG ATGGTGCTATCCGCCTGCAGTCCCTACTTCAATGCGCTCTTTGTAAATCATCCGGAAAAGCACCCGATTGTCATACTTAAGGATGTGCCCTACTCGGACATGAAGTCGTTGCTAGACTTCATGTACAGGGGCGAGGTCTCAGTGGACCAGGAGCGACTCACTGCATTCCTGCGCGTGGCCGAGAGCCTGCGCATCAAGGGCCTCACCGAGGTCAACGACGACAAGCCCtcgccggcagcagcagctacaggAGCGGGCGCGGCGGGCTCTGAGAGCACACCCACTCCTCCCCAGCTGCAGCGCATCCAGCCGTATCTGGTGCCCCAGCGAAATCGCTCGCAGGCCGGCGGTCTGCTGGCCAGTGCCGCCAACGCCGGAAACACGCCCACCCTGCCGGTGCAGCCATCGCTGCTCAGCTCGGCCCTGATGCCTAAGCGAAAGAGGGGCAGACCACGGAAGCTATCTGGCAGCTCGAATGGCACGGGGAACGACTACGACGACTTCGATCGCGAGAACATGATGAACGACTCCTCCGATCTAGGCAACGGCAAACTGGGCAACGAGTCCTACTCCGGCAATGACGATGGCTCCGACGACAACCAGCCGACTGCGGGACACACGGATGATCTAAAT GAAAGTCGCGACTCTCTGCCCTCGAAACGATCAAAGAACTCAAAGGATCACCGCGTAGTGAGCCACCATGAAGACAACAGCACTTCCG TTACTCCAACCAAGGCCACTCCAGAGCTCTCCCAGCGGCTCTTCGGCTCCTCTTCGACGACCATCTCAGCAGCGGCTTCAGGCGGCGGTGGTACTTCCCTTTCGGAACCCATCTCACTGCTGGAGATCAGCGATGAGCGGGACTCCGCTCCGGTTCACCTGCCCACTATTTTGGGCCTGAAGATACGCGCCGTCAACACCACAACGCCCACGCAGCAAGGATCTCCTCAGACGCCCACGAAGTCCAAGCCGAAGATGAAGCAGGTGGCGGGAGGCAATAACAGCAACTCGCTGCTCAAGCAGCAGCTGCGAGGTGGAGCCAAGGATCCCGAGGTGCCCGCCGCCCCCAGGCTCACGGTGGCAGTGGCGCCCAATGTCGCCGTAAATGTCGAGGATCAGTCCAAGGAGATCCCGAAGAAGAACCAGGACGAGGTCAACGCCTGCCTTGGTCTGCACTCGCTGGCCAATGCCGCCGAGCAGCAGGCCGCTCAGGTGGCCAGCAGTGGGAGCCTGCACCACCAGCTTTTGCTCCACATGGCGGCAAACAACTCCATGCTGAACACCACCGACTActaccaacagcagcagcaggaatcTCCCTCGAGTGCTGGCCAGTTCATGGATGACGACATGGACCTGCTGTCCGTGAATGAGCAACAGGACAAGAGCGATGAGCCCGATCATGAAATGGTAACCCTGGCTGACGAGAACGCTGGTTTGCCTGGCTATCAGGGTCACGAAGCGGAAGCCACACCTGCGCAGGAAGGTTCGCCTGCTCCGGAGACACCAAcggcaccaccacccacacctaGAAGTGGAAAGAAGGGCGCCAAGCGACCCATTCAGCGGCGGAGAGTTCGGCGTAAGGCGCAGTCGACGCTGGATGACCAAGCGGAACACCTGACGGAGATGTCCGTGCGGGGGCTGGACCTCTTCCGGTATGCGAGTGTCGTGGAGGGCGTCTACCGCTGCACCGAGTGCGCCAAGGAGAACATGCAGAAGACATTCAAGAACAAGTACAGCTTCCAGCGACACGCCTTTCTCTACCACGAGGGCAAGCATCGCAAGGTGTTCCCCTGCCCCGTGTGCTCCAAAGAGTTCTCGCGACCAGACAAAATGAAGAACCACCTCAAGATGACCCACGAGAACTTTACGCCGCCGAAGGACATCGGAGCCTTCAGCCCCCTAAAGTACTTGATCAGTGCAGCGGCTGCAGGGGACATGCATGCTACGAtctatcagcagcagcaagaccATTACCATCGGCAGTTGGccgagcagctggagcagcaaaACGCCTCCTTTGACAGCCGGGACAGTTCGCTTATCCTGCCTGACGTGAAGATGGAGCATGCGGAAGACCAGGATGCGGATCAGGAGGCGGAACTGAGCGATGGTGGCTACGATGCCTCCAAcccggcagcagctgcagccgccaTGCTGAGCCTCCAACAAGATGTAATCATCAAGGATGAGATACAGATCTCCCCGTCGCCCTCGCCCACCCCGCCCGCCTCCTGCGCTGTGGCGGAGGGCAAATCCTTGGCTTTGGCCTCCACCGCACAAACTGCAACGTAA
- the LOC122619590 gene encoding uncharacterized protein LOC122619590 — MPPPQKKHRLSAIKANIQQIISSLGQLEQQSSGSGRDFDVHRAEELQRSTATLLDELDKVPAQQVVDEQKQRKRRRRLDRRSKQRVRLAPIKSEPTEKKYSIKPPRNPALEQAEHISLRKQRDAASILETFDLLEKLCESRGGDKAALGQKLTHMRRVWRRVQEETQVGNVKESTKVASLESQWKAVFFGQSLPATKANKGKFLEIRSTWDSYISYCGRGSCIPRGWVLPPTKPTAQWAAYRCTT; from the exons aTGCCACCGCCGCAGAAAAAACATAGATTAAGTGCTATTAAAGCTAATATTCAGCAGATTATATCGAGTTTGGGGCAACTGGAGCAACAGAGCAGCGGGTCAGGGCGCGATTTCGATGTGCACCGggcggaggagctgcagcggAGCACGGCAACCCTGCTGGATGAACTTGATAAAGTGCCGGCCCAACAAGTAGTCGacgaacaaaaacaaagaaaacgcCGACGACGCTTAGACAGACGAAGCAAACAGCGAGTGAGACTTGCACCCATCAAATCAGAGCCCACAGAAAAGAAGTACTCAATAAAACCGCCCCGGAATCCAGCACTGGAACAAGCGGAGCACATATCCCTGCGCAAGCAACGGGATGCAGCCTCCATTTTGGAGACCTTCGACCTTCTGGAGAAACTATGCGAATCTCGTGGGGGAGACAAAGCTGCCCTTGGCCAAAAACTGACCCACATGCGTCGTGTTTGGCGAAGAGTCCAAGAGGAGACTCAAGTGGGCAATGTCAAGGAGTCCACGAAGGTGGCTTCACTCGAATCTCAATGGAAGGCGGTTTTCTTCGGCCAATCTTTGCCAGCGACTAAAGCGAATAAGGGGAAATTTCTTGAAATTCG CTCCACATGGGATTCTTACATAAGCTACTGCGGCAGGGGCTCCTGTATACCCAGAGGATGGGTGCTGCCGCCAACAAAGCCCACAGCTCAGTGGGCGGCCTACCGATGTACCACTTAG
- the LOC122622264 gene encoding cleavage stimulation factor subunit 1 — translation MRDEILDPNNLVKNREILYRLMISQLMYDGLEKFAMELSMLVKADQCAPSERLLHVMIAGMQTLSDKDKTPSDDVLPGIDLEFEPEASALAPEPHSYETAYVTSHKQACRAGAFSCDGSLVATGSVDASIKILDVERMLAKSAPEDIEPGREQQGHPVIRTLYDHTDEVSYLEFHPKEHILASASRDGTVKLFDIAKPSVKKAHKVFTDCEPVLCLSFHPTGDYVAIGTEHNVLRVYDVATTQCFVSAIPSQQHKAGVTCVKYSPTGKLYATGSYDGDIKIWDGISGRCINTIAEAHGGAAICSLEFTRNGKYLLSSGMDSLVYLWELCTSRPIQTYTGAGTTGKQEHQTEAVFNHTEDYVLFPDEATTSLCSWNSRNGCRLTLNSLGHNGPVRYITHSPNAPAFLTCSDDFRARFWYRRANNQ, via the exons ATGCGCGATGAGATATTGGACCCCAATAACCTGGTGAAGAACCGGGAGATACTTTATCGTCTGATGATCAGCCAGCTGATGTACGACGGGCTGGAGAAGTTCGCCATGGAGCTGTCCATGCTGGTGAAGGCGGACCAGTGCGCTCCCAGCGAACGCCTGCTGCACGTAATGATTGCAGGGATGCAGACGCTCAGCGACAAGGACAAGACGCCCTCGGATGATGTGTTGCCCGGCATAGACTTGGAGTTCGAGCCGGAGGCTTCGGCTTTGGCCCCGGAACCACATTCCTACGAAACCGCGTACGTGACCTCGCACAAGCAGGCCTGTCGCGCCGGCGCCTTCAGCTGCGATGGTTCGCTGGTGGCCACCGGGAGTGTGGATGCCAGCATCAAGATTCTGGACGTGGAGCGGATGCTGGCCAAGTCTGCGCCCGAAGACATCGAGCCGGGCAGGGAACAACAAGGCCATCCAGTGATTCGCACGCTCTATGACCACACTGATGAAGTGTCCTACCTGGAGTTCCACCCCAAGGAGCACATCCTGGCCTCCGCCTCCCGCGATGGTACTGTCAAATTGTTTGACATTGCCAAGCCCTCGGTAAAGAAGGCCCACAAGGTGTTCACCGACTGCGAGCCGGTGTTGTGCCTGTCCTTTCACCCTACTGGTGACTACGTAGCCATCGGAACGGAACACAACGTCTTACGGGTCTACGATGTGGCCACCACCCAATGCTTTGTGAGTGCCATTCCCTCGCAGCAGCACAAGGCGGGAGTTACTTGCGTGAAGTATTCGCCTACGGGAAAACTCTACGCCACCGGCAGTTATGATGGTGACATAAAAATATGGGACGGGATCAGCGGGCGGTGCATTAACACGATTGCTGAGGCGCATGGCGGAGCGGCAATATGCTCACTGGAGTTTACAAGAAACGGGAAG TACCTCTTATCTTCCGGTATGGATTCGCTGGTTTATCTGTGGGAGTTGTGCACCAGCCGTCCCATTCAGACGTACACGGGTGCTGGAACCACCGGCAAGCAGGAGCACCAGACGGAGGCTGTCTTTAACCACACGGAGGACTACGTGCTGTTTCCCGATGAGGCCACCACCTCGCTTTGCTCGTGGAACTCACGTAACGGATGCCGTCTGACCCTCAACTCGCTTGGACACAACGGACCTGTGCGCTACATCACGCACTCGCCCAACGCTCCTGCTTTCCTCACCTGCTCCGACGACTTTCGCGCACGTTTCTGGTACCGAAGGGCCAATAATCAGTAA
- the LOC122619591 gene encoding tubulin-specific chaperone A produces MTDPRIRQLVIKSGVVRRLTREKYCYAKEVVTEQARMEKLRGDGADDHVLRKQEEVIQECIMMVPDSKRRLQKEYEVLEKYLADEQDLQETEAYTKAAEVLKAAKAELEA; encoded by the exons ATGACAGACCCTCGCATCCGGCAGCTGGTAATTAAGTCCGGAGTGGTCAGGCGGTTGACCAGGGAGAAGTACTGCTACGCCAAGGAAGTGGTGACCGAGCAGGCGAGAATGGAGAAGCTCAGGGGCGACGGAGCGGATGACCACGTACTGCGCAAGCAGGAGGAGGTCATCCAGGAGTGCATCATGATGGTGCCCGACTCCAAGAGAAG ACTGCAAAAGGAGTACGAGGTTCTGGAGAAGTACCTCGCCGATGAGCAGGACCTCCAGGAGACAGAGGCATATACAAAGGCAGCGGAGGTTCTTAAAGCAGCGAAAGCTGAACTGGAGGCCTAA
- the LOC122619800 gene encoding deoxyhypusine hydroxylase has translation MVSQQQIEAIGGVLNNKDRPLKERFRALFTLKNIGGETAIEAISKAFDDDSALLKHELAYCLGQMQDAKALDILTKVLKDTAQEPMVRHEAAEAMGAIGHPDVLPILEEYKQDPVVEVAETCAIALDRVRWLQSGQKVDDSNPYASVDPSPPTAGDKNVTELKTIYLDSQQTLFDRYRAMFSLRNLRTEESVLAIAEGLKDSSALFRHEVAFVLGQLQEPCSIPFLQENLEDRLENEMVRHECAEALGAIATDDCIQILNRYAEDDKRVVKESCVIALDMCEYENSPEFQYADGLAKLDATK, from the coding sequence ATGGTTTCGCAGCAACAAATCGAGGCCATTGGAGGCGTCCTGAACAACAAGGACCGCCCGCTTAAGGAGCGCTTTCGAGCCCTCTTCACGCTGAAGAACATCGGCGGAGAAACGGCCATTGAGGCGATCAGCAAAGCCTTCGACGATGATTCGGCTCTACTTAAACATGAGCTGGCCTACTGCTTGGGTCAGATGCAGGACGCCAAGGCGCTGGACATCCTCACCAAGGTGCTAAAGGACACTGCCCAGGAGCCGATGGTGCGCCACGAGGCTGCGGAGGCCATGGGGGCCATCGGGCACCCAGATGTGCTGCCAATTCTGGAGGAGTACAAACAAGATCCAGTGGTGGAAGTGGCCGAAACGTGTGCCATTGCTCTGGACCGCGTTCGCTGGCTGCAGAGTGGCCAAAAGGTCGATGACAGCAACCCCTACGCCTCCGTTGATCCCTCACCACCAACTGCGGGCGACAAGAACGTCACTGAGCTGAAGACCATTTATCTGGATTCCCAGCAGACCCTGTTCGATCGGTATAGGGCCATGTTCAGCCTGCGCAATCTACGCACCGAAGAGAGCGTTTTGGCCATTGCCGAAGGACTGAAGGACTCCTCTGCCCTCTTCCGTCACGAGGTGGCCTTCGTCCTGGGCCAGCTGCAGGAACCCTGCAGCATTCCCTTCCTTCAAGAGAATCTGGAGGATCGCCTGGAAAACGAAATGGTGCGCCACGAGTGTGCCGAGGCCCTTGGCGCCATCGCCACGGATGATTGCATTCAGATCTTGAACCGCTACGCCGAGGACGACAAGCGCGTGGTCAAGGAGAGCTGCGTCATCGCCCTGGACATGTGCGAGTACGAGAACAGTCCGGAGTTCCAGTACGCCGACGGCCTGGCCAAACTAGACGCGACCAAGTAA
- the LOC122619592 gene encoding nucleoside diphosphate kinase, with the protein MKLLMLGTILAFFSVISATMAANKERTFIMVKPDGVQRGLVGKIIERFEQKGFKLVALKFTWASKELLEKHYADLSARPFFPGLVNYMNSGPVVPMVWEGLNVVKTGRQMLGATNPADSLPGTIRGDFCIQVGRNIIHGSDAVESAEKEIALWFNEKELVTWTPAAKDWIYE; encoded by the exons ATGAAGCTCCTGATGCTCGGCACGATTTTGGCATTCTTTTCTGTAATCTCGGCGACAATGGCGGCTAACAAGGAGAGGACTTTCATCATGGTCAAGCCCGATGGCGTCCAGCGCGGACTCGTCGGCAAGATCATCGAGCGCTTCGAGCAGAAGGGCTTCAAGCTGGTCGCCCTGAAGTTCACCTGG GCCTccaaggagctgctggagaAGCACTACGCCGATCTGTCCGCCCGTCCCTTCTTCCCCGGACTTGTCAACTACATGAACTCCGGCCCCGTGGTCCCCATGGTGTGGGAGGGTCTGAATGTGGTCAAGACCGGTCGCCAGATGCTCGGCGCCACCAACCCCGCCGACTCCCTGCCCGGCACCATCCGCGGTGACTTCTGCATCCAGGTCGGACGTAACATCATCCACGGCTCCGATGCCGTCGAGTCTGCCGAGAAGGAGATCGCCCTGTGGTTCAACGAGAAGGAGCTGGTCACCTGGACCCCGGCCGCCAAGGACTGGATCTACGAATAG